GAAAAACTTTCAAGCCAGCTTATTTCGCTTTATCAAAAATTACTGGATTAATAATGCGCATCCTAATGATTATTGATGGTTTACCCGGTGGAGGCGCCGAAAAAACGGTTCTCACACTCTCCAGCGGACTGATAGAAATGGGGCACCAGGTCTCCCTTTTCTCTTTGCGGAAGGTGTGCGACTACGCCATTCCGGAGGGCATCGATTTTCAGGTTATTCAGGATATGTGCACCAAACCCTGGCGCAAGCTGACGGAGATCCCACGCCGTTCACGGCTGCTGGGTCAGGCGGTTGAGCGAGCCGAGCGCAGCGGTAAATTTGATGTGATTTTCTCCCATCTGCACAAAACTGACCGAATCGTGGCGCATTGCAGTGCGTTAGAGCGCGATAAGGTCTGGTTCTGCGTTCACGGCATGTTCTCCTTCTCCTACCTGCGCCATCGAAGCGGCCTGTCACGCTGGTTCAAGCATTTTAAAATTCGTCATACCTATGAAAACCGCAACGTTGTCGCCGTTTCGGCTGCCGTACTGAAGGATTTGTCCCAGACGCTGGCCATCGATCTTCGCCGCCAGGCGGTCATTCACAATCCGTTCGATATTCCCGAAATTCAGCGTCTGGCAGACGCTCCCTTTGAGATGCAGGGGCAGGATTACATCATCCACGTTGGCCGCTTCCATGAGCACAAACGTCACGATCGCCTGTTGCGGGCGTTCGCACTGAGCGGCCTGGATACCACGCTGGTGATGATGGGAAATGGTTCCGAGGCGAAAATTCAAAAACTGCAGCAGCTTGCCAGCGAACTGGGCATTGCTAACAAGGTCCTGTTCCGCCCGTTCGAGTCCAATCCCTATCCCTGGATCCATGGGGCACGCCTGTTAGTGCTCAGTTCCGACTGCGAAGGTTTTGGTAATGTGCTGGTTGAAGCGATCATCTGCCAGACGCCGCCCGTGAGCACTAACTGCCCAGGCGGCCCCGCTGAAATTCTCACGGGAACTTTAGCGCGCGGGCTGACAGAGATGAATGACGAATCACTGGCAAAAACGCTGGCGGATATTTACACCACGCCGCCGGCCGTCGATCGCGAAACGATAGCATCGTTCGGCATCAACGCCATTTGCCAGCAATATATTGCTTTGGTCGACAATCAATAATAATCAGGTTTTTTATGCAAAATTCAGTGCCATTATTAAGCGTGGTGGTTGCCGTTTACAACGGTGAAGCTTTCCTGGATCAGTTCTTTACCTGCCTTACGGATCAGCGTATCGACGATATGGAAGTGATCATCGTCAACGATGGTTCCACCGACGGTTCGATGCAGATCGTCAATAAGTGGCGCGATAAACTGCCGCAGATGCAGGTGATTGAACAGGCAAATCAGGGGGTCTCTGTCGCCCGTAACACCGGTCTGGCCATTGCCACCGGGCAATATCTTTCCTTCCCTGATATTGATGATGTCTTCAAGCCCGGCATGTACCAGCACCTTCTTGAGATGGCCGTCACGCAGAACCTGGATGTCGCCACCTGTAACGGGAACTACGTCTGGGAAAATAATAAAAAGCCTTCGCGTCCTATCTTCCCGGAAGACAAACTGGCCTCAACGGGGGTGATGACCGGGGCGGCATGGCTGAAAAAAGCGCTCGATTCCCGCAAGTTTTTGCATGTCACCTGGCTCAATATCTATCGCCACGACTTTATCCGCCAGAACGGCTTTCGTTTTGAACCCGGCCTGCGCCACCAGGATATTCCGTGGACCACCGAAGTGCTGCTCGCGGCTGAGCGGGTTCAGTACACCAGTGAACGTTATTATGACTACTACATCCACTCCGCATCGGTGTCGCACACACCAGACAATGACGACACGCTGATCCGTTCCGCGCGCCATTACATGAAAATCCTTCAGATGCTTGATGCCATTAATCAGCGCTATCCGGACAAAATCAAAAATATCCCCGCCTGCCACTGGCAAATTGCCAAAGAGGGGCTTGGGATTATTCATACCTTCGATAACATGAAGGATGAAAAGAAAAAGTCTATGATTATTAAAGAATTCTTCGATACAGGCATCTGGAAGCTCATCTGGAAAAGTGCAAAAAGTCCGCGACTGCGCTGGCGCCTGGGCCGACGTTACTTCCGTTTGAAGCGGTATGTGGCATAAGAGATAGCTTTACCTGGCTTAAATGCTTAGAATTTGCCCGCCGAAACTGAAAAAACGGATAATCGCTTGGAATTGTTGTATACCGCCCTGCTCTACATCATTCAGCCACTGGTGTGGCTGCGACTGTTGCTTCGTAGCCGTAAAGCGCCTGCGTACCGTAAACGCTGGGCTGAACGCTATGGCTATTGCCGTAATAAAGTGGCCCCGGACGGTATTTTGCTGCATTCCGTTTCTGTCGGTGAAACGCTGGCGGCGATCCCGCTGGTTCGCGCCCTGCGTCACCGCTACCCTTCCCTGCCGATCACCGTCACCACCATGACGCCGACCGGCTCCGAGCGCGCCCTGTCCGCGTTTGGTAAAGATGTGCATCACGTCTATCTGCCTTACGATCTCCCGTGCGCCATGAACCGTTTCCTCAATACCGTTCGCCCGAAGCTGGTGATCGTGATGGAAACCGAACTGTGGCCGAATATGATTTCCGCCCTGCATGCCCGTAAAATTCCGCTGGTGATTGCCAACGCGCGCTTGTCTGAACGTTCCGCGAAGGGTTACGGCAAGCTGGGTAAATTTATGCGTCGCCTGCTCAGCAAAATTACCCTGATTGCGGCACAGAACGATGAAGACGCGGCACGGTTCACGGCGCTTGGTCTGAAACGCAATCAGCTTGCCGTGACCGGCAGCCTGAAATTCGATATTTCCGTTACGCCGGAGCTGGCGGCACGGGCGGTGACGCTGCGTCGCCAGTGGGCACCCCGTCGTCAGGTGTGGATTGCTACCAGCACCCACGACGGTGAAGAAGAGATTATCCTCCAGGCGCATCGCAAGCTGCTGGAGACCTTCCCTGATCTAGTGCTGATCCTGGTGCCGCGCCATCCGGAGCGTTTCAAAGATGCTAGCGAAATGGTACAGAAAGGCGGTTTCAGCTTCACCCTGCGCAGCACCGGTGAGATCCCTTCCGGCAGCACCCAGGTGGTAATTGGCGATACCATGGGCGAGCTTATGCTGCTGTACGGCATTGCCGATCTGGCGTTTGTCGGCGGCAGCCTGGTTGAGCGCGGAGGCCATAACCCTCTGGAGCCAGCGGCGCACGCCATTCCGGTACTGATGGGGCCACACACGTTCAACTTCAAAGATATCTGCGCGAAATTGCAGCAGGCCGATGGTTTAATTACCGTGACGGATGCGGACTCGGTGGTGAAAGAGGTTTCAACCCTGCTCACCGACGAAGACTACCGTCTGTGGTACGGCCGCCATGCTGTTGAGGTACTGCATCAGAATCAGGGCGCGTTGACCCGTTTGCTGCAGCTTCTGCAACCTTACCTGCCTCAGCGGAGCCACTGATGTCTGCGCGTCTGTCGGTCGTCACGATCGCCAAAAACGCTGCCGACCTGCTTCCGGACTACCTGGCCTCTGTTTCTTGGGCGGATGAAATCATCTTGCTTGATTCCGGCAGCACCGATAACACGGTAGAAATGGCGCGTGCGGCGGGCGTACAGGTCTATGTCGACACCGACTGGCAGGGCTACGGTATCCAGCGCCAGCGCGCGCAGGCCTGCGCCACCGGCGATTACGTGCTGATGATCGATACCGATGAGCGCATTACGCCGGCGCTTCAGCAGAGCATTCAGGCCATCCTGGCCGCCCCACAGCCTGGCGCGGTCTACAGCATTGCGCGTCGCAACTACTTCCTCGGGCGGTTTATGCGCCACAGCGGCTGGTATCCTGACCGCGTTATGCGTCTTTACGAGCGCACCCGTTATCAGTACAACGACAACCTGGTGCATGAGTCTCTGGCCTGTGAGAACGCCCAGGTTATCCCGCTGACGGGCGATCTGCTGCACCTCACCTGCCGCGATTTCGCCAGCTTCCAGCGTAAGCAGCTGAGCTACGCCACCGCATGGGCGCAGGAGCGCCACCAGCGCGGCAAGACAGCCTCGTTGACGGGCATCTTCACCCACACGCTGGGCGCGTTTCTGAAAACGCTGCTGCTGCGTGGCGGCGTGCTGGATGGCAAACAGGGTTGGTTACTCGCGGTGGTAAATGCCCAGTATACTTTCAACAAATATACCGAGCTGTGGGCGCTCTGCCGCGGCTACTCTGAGAAAACGTGAGCCATGAGCACAAAAGCGATTTATCCGGGTACCTTCGATCCGATCACCAACGGTCATCTTGATATCATCACGCGCGCAGCAAGCATGTTTGATAAGATGATTCTGGCCATTGCCGCCAGCCCCAGCAAAAAACCGATGTTCGATCTGAACGAGCGCGTTGCGCTTGCCACCGATGCGATTTCTCATCTGCCGAACGTGGAAGTCGTAGGGTTCAGTGACCTGATGGCCAACTTTGCTCGCGCCCAGCAGGCCAACATTCT
This region of Enterobacter cancerogenus genomic DNA includes:
- a CDS encoding glycosyltransferase, encoding MRILMIIDGLPGGGAEKTVLTLSSGLIEMGHQVSLFSLRKVCDYAIPEGIDFQVIQDMCTKPWRKLTEIPRRSRLLGQAVERAERSGKFDVIFSHLHKTDRIVAHCSALERDKVWFCVHGMFSFSYLRHRSGLSRWFKHFKIRHTYENRNVVAVSAAVLKDLSQTLAIDLRRQAVIHNPFDIPEIQRLADAPFEMQGQDYIIHVGRFHEHKRHDRLLRAFALSGLDTTLVMMGNGSEAKIQKLQQLASELGIANKVLFRPFESNPYPWIHGARLLVLSSDCEGFGNVLVEAIICQTPPVSTNCPGGPAEILTGTLARGLTEMNDESLAKTLADIYTTPPAVDRETIASFGINAICQQYIALVDNQ
- a CDS encoding glycosyltransferase, which gives rise to MQNSVPLLSVVVAVYNGEAFLDQFFTCLTDQRIDDMEVIIVNDGSTDGSMQIVNKWRDKLPQMQVIEQANQGVSVARNTGLAIATGQYLSFPDIDDVFKPGMYQHLLEMAVTQNLDVATCNGNYVWENNKKPSRPIFPEDKLASTGVMTGAAWLKKALDSRKFLHVTWLNIYRHDFIRQNGFRFEPGLRHQDIPWTTEVLLAAERVQYTSERYYDYYIHSASVSHTPDNDDTLIRSARHYMKILQMLDAINQRYPDKIKNIPACHWQIAKEGLGIIHTFDNMKDEKKKSMIIKEFFDTGIWKLIWKSAKSPRLRWRLGRRYFRLKRYVA
- the waaA gene encoding lipid IV(A) 3-deoxy-D-manno-octulosonic acid transferase, translated to MELLYTALLYIIQPLVWLRLLLRSRKAPAYRKRWAERYGYCRNKVAPDGILLHSVSVGETLAAIPLVRALRHRYPSLPITVTTMTPTGSERALSAFGKDVHHVYLPYDLPCAMNRFLNTVRPKLVIVMETELWPNMISALHARKIPLVIANARLSERSAKGYGKLGKFMRRLLSKITLIAAQNDEDAARFTALGLKRNQLAVTGSLKFDISVTPELAARAVTLRRQWAPRRQVWIATSTHDGEEEIILQAHRKLLETFPDLVLILVPRHPERFKDASEMVQKGGFSFTLRSTGEIPSGSTQVVIGDTMGELMLLYGIADLAFVGGSLVERGGHNPLEPAAHAIPVLMGPHTFNFKDICAKLQQADGLITVTDADSVVKEVSTLLTDEDYRLWYGRHAVEVLHQNQGALTRLLQLLQPYLPQRSH
- the coaD gene encoding pantetheine-phosphate adenylyltransferase, coding for MSTKAIYPGTFDPITNGHLDIITRAASMFDKMILAIAASPSKKPMFDLNERVALATDAISHLPNVEVVGFSDLMANFARAQQANILIRGLRAVADFEYEMQLAHMNRHLMPELESVFLMPSKEWSFISSSLVKEVARHQGDVTHFLPENVHQALMEKLK
- a CDS encoding glycosyltransferase family 2 protein, yielding MSARLSVVTIAKNAADLLPDYLASVSWADEIILLDSGSTDNTVEMARAAGVQVYVDTDWQGYGIQRQRAQACATGDYVLMIDTDERITPALQQSIQAILAAPQPGAVYSIARRNYFLGRFMRHSGWYPDRVMRLYERTRYQYNDNLVHESLACENAQVIPLTGDLLHLTCRDFASFQRKQLSYATAWAQERHQRGKTASLTGIFTHTLGAFLKTLLLRGGVLDGKQGWLLAVVNAQYTFNKYTELWALCRGYSEKT